The proteins below are encoded in one region of Mya arenaria isolate MELC-2E11 chromosome 15, ASM2691426v1:
- the LOC128219561 gene encoding 17-beta-hydroxysteroid dehydrogenase 14-like isoform X1 — translation MSTGFGRFTYKVVVVTGGCKGIGAGCVEVFREAGGKSAVWDVDDEVGKTIASDDVLFIRCDMTNEDDIKNAVEKTVERFGRIDCLINNAGSHPPYHTIDDYPAEDLRKLMDLNFVAYYIAAQHCLPHIRKTQGTVVNIASRAGSRGQKFSTTYSATKGAVIAFSMSLAKEEAAYGVRVNAVSPSATVTPMLLGFYKDKPHQLEEEAARAPLGRFCRPDEIGKLCLFLATEGTYITGADIHSDGCIQAIWSTQDDSVKD, via the exons ATGTCCACCGGATTTGGGCGGTTCACATATAAGGTGGTAGTGGTCACGGGCGGATGTAAAGGAATAGGGGCTGGATGTGTCGAGGTCTTCA GAGAGGCCGGAGGAAAGTCGGCTGTTTGGGATGTTGACG ACGAGGTAGGAAAGACTATCGCAAGCGATGATGTACTCTTCATTCGATGTGACATGACCAACGAAGATGACATTAAG AACGCGGTTGAAAAGACGGTGGAGAGGTTTGGAAGAATCGACTGCCTTATTAACAATGCTGGGTCGC ATCCACCATATCATACAATAGACGACTATCCTGCCGAGGATTTACGAAAACTTATGGATCTCAACTTTGTTGCCTATTACATTGCCGCTCAG CACTGTTTGCCCCATATACGGAAGACACAGGGAACGGTGGTGAATATCGCCAGCCGGGCCGGGTCACGTGGACAAAAGTTCTCCACGACCTACTCCGCTACAAAA GGTGCTGTCATTGCATTTTCAATGTCTCTCGCGAAGGAAGAAGCTGCATACGGAGTGCGTGTTAATGC ggtCAGTCCCTCGGCCACAGTTACACCTATGCTGCTGGGATTTTATAAGGATAAGCCACACCAACTGGAGGAAGAAGCTGCCAGGGCG CCTCTTGGACGCTTTTGCCGACCGGACGAAATAGGGAAGCTTTGTCTGTTCCTAGCAACGGAGGGTACCTATATCACCG GTGCAGACATACATTCCGATGGATGTATACAGGCTATTTGGTCAACCCAAGATGATTCGGTGAAAGACTGA
- the LOC128219561 gene encoding 17-beta-hydroxysteroid dehydrogenase 14-like isoform X4, translating into MSTGFGRFTYKVVVVTGGCKGIGAGCVEVFREAGGKSAVWDVDDEVGKTIASDDVLFIRCDMTNEDDIKNAVEKTVERFGRIDCLINNAGSHPPYHTIDDYPAEDLRKLMDLNFVAYYIAAQGAVIAFSMSLAKEEAAYGVRVNAVSPSATVTPMLLGFYKDKPHQLEEEAARAPLGRFCRPDEIGKLCLFLATEGTYITGADIHSDGCIQAIWSTQDDSVKD; encoded by the exons ATGTCCACCGGATTTGGGCGGTTCACATATAAGGTGGTAGTGGTCACGGGCGGATGTAAAGGAATAGGGGCTGGATGTGTCGAGGTCTTCA GAGAGGCCGGAGGAAAGTCGGCTGTTTGGGATGTTGACG ACGAGGTAGGAAAGACTATCGCAAGCGATGATGTACTCTTCATTCGATGTGACATGACCAACGAAGATGACATTAAG AACGCGGTTGAAAAGACGGTGGAGAGGTTTGGAAGAATCGACTGCCTTATTAACAATGCTGGGTCGC ATCCACCATATCATACAATAGACGACTATCCTGCCGAGGATTTACGAAAACTTATGGATCTCAACTTTGTTGCCTATTACATTGCCGCTCAG GGTGCTGTCATTGCATTTTCAATGTCTCTCGCGAAGGAAGAAGCTGCATACGGAGTGCGTGTTAATGC ggtCAGTCCCTCGGCCACAGTTACACCTATGCTGCTGGGATTTTATAAGGATAAGCCACACCAACTGGAGGAAGAAGCTGCCAGGGCG CCTCTTGGACGCTTTTGCCGACCGGACGAAATAGGGAAGCTTTGTCTGTTCCTAGCAACGGAGGGTACCTATATCACCG GTGCAGACATACATTCCGATGGATGTATACAGGCTATTTGGTCAACCCAAGATGATTCGGTGAAAGACTGA
- the LOC128219561 gene encoding 17-beta-hydroxysteroid dehydrogenase 14-like isoform X2, with protein sequence MSTGFGRFTYKVVVVTGGCKGIGAGCVEVFNEVGKTIASDDVLFIRCDMTNEDDIKNAVEKTVERFGRIDCLINNAGSHPPYHTIDDYPAEDLRKLMDLNFVAYYIAAQHCLPHIRKTQGTVVNIASRAGSRGQKFSTTYSATKGAVIAFSMSLAKEEAAYGVRVNAVSPSATVTPMLLGFYKDKPHQLEEEAARAPLGRFCRPDEIGKLCLFLATEGTYITGADIHSDGCIQAIWSTQDDSVKD encoded by the exons ATGTCCACCGGATTTGGGCGGTTCACATATAAGGTGGTAGTGGTCACGGGCGGATGTAAAGGAATAGGGGCTGGATGTGTCGAGGTCTTCA ACGAGGTAGGAAAGACTATCGCAAGCGATGATGTACTCTTCATTCGATGTGACATGACCAACGAAGATGACATTAAG AACGCGGTTGAAAAGACGGTGGAGAGGTTTGGAAGAATCGACTGCCTTATTAACAATGCTGGGTCGC ATCCACCATATCATACAATAGACGACTATCCTGCCGAGGATTTACGAAAACTTATGGATCTCAACTTTGTTGCCTATTACATTGCCGCTCAG CACTGTTTGCCCCATATACGGAAGACACAGGGAACGGTGGTGAATATCGCCAGCCGGGCCGGGTCACGTGGACAAAAGTTCTCCACGACCTACTCCGCTACAAAA GGTGCTGTCATTGCATTTTCAATGTCTCTCGCGAAGGAAGAAGCTGCATACGGAGTGCGTGTTAATGC ggtCAGTCCCTCGGCCACAGTTACACCTATGCTGCTGGGATTTTATAAGGATAAGCCACACCAACTGGAGGAAGAAGCTGCCAGGGCG CCTCTTGGACGCTTTTGCCGACCGGACGAAATAGGGAAGCTTTGTCTGTTCCTAGCAACGGAGGGTACCTATATCACCG GTGCAGACATACATTCCGATGGATGTATACAGGCTATTTGGTCAACCCAAGATGATTCGGTGAAAGACTGA
- the LOC128219561 gene encoding 17-beta-hydroxysteroid dehydrogenase 14-like isoform X3 yields the protein MSTGFGRFTYKVVVVTGGCKGIGAGCVEVFREAGGKSAVWDVDDEVGKTIASDDVLFIRCDMTNEDDIKNAVEKTVERFGRIDCLINNAGSHPPYHTIDDYPAEDLRKLMDLNFVAYYIAAQHCLPHIRKTQGTVVNIASRAGSRGQKFSTTYSATKGAVIAFSMSLAKEEAAYGVRVNAVSPSATVTPMLLGFYKDKPHQLEEEAARAVQTYIPMDVYRLFGQPKMIR from the exons ATGTCCACCGGATTTGGGCGGTTCACATATAAGGTGGTAGTGGTCACGGGCGGATGTAAAGGAATAGGGGCTGGATGTGTCGAGGTCTTCA GAGAGGCCGGAGGAAAGTCGGCTGTTTGGGATGTTGACG ACGAGGTAGGAAAGACTATCGCAAGCGATGATGTACTCTTCATTCGATGTGACATGACCAACGAAGATGACATTAAG AACGCGGTTGAAAAGACGGTGGAGAGGTTTGGAAGAATCGACTGCCTTATTAACAATGCTGGGTCGC ATCCACCATATCATACAATAGACGACTATCCTGCCGAGGATTTACGAAAACTTATGGATCTCAACTTTGTTGCCTATTACATTGCCGCTCAG CACTGTTTGCCCCATATACGGAAGACACAGGGAACGGTGGTGAATATCGCCAGCCGGGCCGGGTCACGTGGACAAAAGTTCTCCACGACCTACTCCGCTACAAAA GGTGCTGTCATTGCATTTTCAATGTCTCTCGCGAAGGAAGAAGCTGCATACGGAGTGCGTGTTAATGC ggtCAGTCCCTCGGCCACAGTTACACCTATGCTGCTGGGATTTTATAAGGATAAGCCACACCAACTGGAGGAAGAAGCTGCCAGGGCG GTGCAGACATACATTCCGATGGATGTATACAGGCTATTTGGTCAACCCAAGATGATTCGGTGA